The following coding sequences are from one Lycium ferocissimum isolate CSIRO_LF1 chromosome 3, AGI_CSIRO_Lferr_CH_V1, whole genome shotgun sequence window:
- the LOC132049994 gene encoding uncharacterized protein LOC132049994: MSVFGGDSWAREAQYRKRRLDELMVDNIHSSVYKKLSSGKFACLVCAHRPVLDTPLMLSVHVKGSCHRAAESRLRERELGRQDEINKRIALSECGTATSSTLTSSQLRKSASKPLIERTRKAASDILHQNLARSTASEVDEIKCNKGDTTSGLANKRHSQCVHVGVATNQTIMPQAYNRELRERELKFTSAGWKRDGHGRWFRDENVEFDSDEEDPNLCLP; encoded by the exons ATGAGTGTATTTGGAGGAGATAGTTGGGCAAGAGAAGCACAATATAGGAAGAGAAGACTCGATGAATTGATGGTTGATAACATCCATTCCTCTGTTTATAAGAAGCTCTCTAGCGGCAAATTCGCTTGCCTCGTTTGCGCTCATCGTCCGGTCCTCGATACTCCCCTCATGCTCTCT GTACATGTGAAAGGTTCATGCCATCGGGCAGCAGAGTCAAGGCTTAGAGAAAGAGAATTAGGGAGGCAAGatgaaataaacaaaagaatAGCCTTGTCAGAATGTGGTACTGCCACCTCGAGCACCTTGACATCCAGCCAGTTACGTAAATCAGCAAGCAAACCATTGATCGAGCGCACAAGGAAAGCTGCTTCTGACATACTTCATCAAAATTTGGCACGAAGTACTGCTTCTGAAGTGGATGAGATCAAATGTAACAAGGGTGATACTACAAGTGGTCTAGCTAATAAAAGACATAGTCAATGTGTTCATGTAGGAGTCGCAACAAATCAAACTATCATGCCTCAAGCATACAACCGGGAGCTTCGAGAGAGGGAGCTTAAGTTCACCTCTGCTGGCTGGAAGCGTGATGGCCATGGGAGGTGGTTTAGGGATGAAAAT GTAGAGTTTGACTCAGATGAAGAAGATCCTAATCTCTGTCTTCCATGA